The proteins below come from a single Holdemania massiliensis genomic window:
- a CDS encoding TraX family protein — protein sequence MKSKKRFRGFSGFDLKCLAMILMVLDHIHYFFGFTGRIPLLFSQLGRLSGWLFLFCTAEGFAHTSNRRRYVLRCYIIAAAMGLIQYAIQFFGWTRADGFFPANNIFATFLLCFLLWQGLDELKKKRWLIGIGLLALPWAGYFLFASLPLTLVPYAYFLQCTLFPLPFLNEGGIYYLIGGFLLYALRQHRAVQLSVFTLTIGGLYALVLGQMNFSFIEVLTVGYEWMGLFAVGFMALYNGRRGPRNQRFFYWFYPAHIYLFYILSCLMI from the coding sequence ATGAAATCTAAAAAACGGTTCCGCGGATTCAGCGGATTTGATCTGAAATGTTTGGCGATGATCCTGATGGTGCTGGATCACATTCATTATTTCTTTGGTTTTACCGGACGGATTCCGCTGCTTTTTTCTCAGCTTGGCCGGCTGTCCGGCTGGCTGTTTCTGTTCTGTACAGCGGAAGGCTTTGCGCACACCTCCAATCGCCGGCGGTATGTTCTGCGCTGCTACATCATCGCGGCAGCGATGGGATTGATTCAATATGCGATCCAGTTTTTCGGCTGGACGCGGGCCGATGGTTTTTTCCCGGCCAACAACATCTTCGCTACCTTTCTGCTCTGCTTCCTTTTGTGGCAGGGGCTGGATGAATTGAAGAAAAAACGCTGGTTGATCGGAATCGGCTTGTTAGCGCTGCCCTGGGCCGGTTATTTCCTGTTTGCCAGTCTGCCGCTGACACTGGTGCCCTATGCCTATTTCCTGCAGTGCACGCTGTTTCCGCTGCCGTTTCTTAACGAAGGCGGGATCTACTATCTGATCGGCGGTTTTCTGCTTTATGCCCTGCGCCAACACCGCGCCGTTCAGCTGAGTGTCTTTACGTTGACGATAGGCGGACTGTATGCGCTGGTGCTGGGACAGATGAATTTTAGTTTCATCGAAGTATTGACGGTGGGTTATGAATGGATGGGACTATTCGCGGTGGGTTTCATGGCCTTGTACAACGGCCGGCGCGGACCGCGCAATCAGCGTTTCTTCTACTGGTTTTATCCCGCCCATATCTATCTGTTTTATATTCTGTCATGCTTAATGATATAA
- a CDS encoding sensor domain-containing diguanylate cyclase gives MKHNILLKTNILVCLVVFLGFLATAVLSCQMNYSASVKNIEQVSELTSEGIYYQLTTLFAKPVNISLTMANDSLLRRALLEESSNLNNPEYEAVLTKYLKAYHDQTQYDSVFLVSAASQRYYNYAGLDRVLSPENPENDWYYAMATSDQEYAMNVDNDEVKGKNNEITVFVNCKITDDQGQLLGIVGVGLQIDSLQTLIQSYEDQYQVQAFLINSAGDIEISSHYTGYERMNLFSLYPYQDEVQKQILSWQSGDASNPFWVKNPQESQGQDYVISRYIPQLQWHLFVRQDTGELLRSLQRQLWQSALIITAIILFILYIITRVIRTFNLQIIELTQSVEQEKRSTFEKATEELFDNIYELDITHNCPADAETQKYFESLGAPAGTPYDQALKVVAEKQIKAEFRQGYVDTFTPANVIRAYENGQDTLTYEFMISTGGDYFWMRITARIIQQEKDQSLHMLTYRQNIDAEKRQEKRLQALAQTDEMTHLLTKSATRRHIEQKLQTCPDQQFAFFIFDIDTFKEANDRYGHVFGDTVIEAFAAALCSQFRQDDIIGRIGGDEFAVFYPITGPAAVEDKAKALSKALNKTHTALGCTWMMSASIGIALAPQDGCNFETLYKSADAALYQTKKHGKNSYSFFKAVPHEHDSSKD, from the coding sequence ATGAAACATAATATCTTACTGAAAACCAATATCTTAGTCTGCCTGGTCGTCTTTCTCGGCTTTTTGGCAACTGCCGTGCTGAGCTGCCAGATGAATTATTCGGCTTCCGTCAAAAATATAGAACAAGTATCTGAACTGACTTCAGAAGGGATTTATTATCAGCTGACAACGCTGTTTGCCAAACCGGTCAACATCTCACTGACCATGGCCAATGACAGCTTGCTTCGCCGAGCGCTGCTTGAAGAAAGCAGCAACCTGAACAATCCGGAATATGAAGCGGTTCTGACAAAATATCTGAAAGCGTATCATGATCAAACCCAGTATGATTCTGTATTTTTAGTTTCTGCCGCTTCGCAGCGTTATTACAATTATGCCGGACTTGACCGGGTGCTCTCTCCGGAAAATCCGGAAAACGACTGGTATTACGCAATGGCAACCTCCGACCAGGAATACGCGATGAACGTCGATAACGATGAGGTCAAAGGCAAAAACAACGAAATTACTGTATTTGTCAACTGCAAGATTACGGATGATCAAGGGCAGCTTTTGGGGATCGTCGGCGTCGGCCTGCAGATTGATTCCCTGCAGACTTTAATTCAAAGTTATGAGGATCAGTATCAGGTGCAGGCATTTCTGATCAACAGCGCCGGAGACATTGAAATTTCCTCTCATTACACCGGTTATGAAAGAATGAATTTGTTTTCGCTGTATCCCTATCAAGATGAGGTGCAGAAACAGATATTAAGCTGGCAGAGCGGCGATGCCTCGAATCCTTTCTGGGTAAAAAATCCGCAGGAAAGCCAGGGACAGGATTATGTAATCTCGCGTTACATTCCGCAGCTTCAATGGCATCTTTTTGTCCGGCAGGATACGGGCGAATTATTAAGATCGCTGCAGCGGCAGCTGTGGCAGTCTGCTTTGATCATCACGGCGATCATTCTCTTCATTCTGTATATTATTACCCGGGTCATCCGAACCTTTAATCTGCAGATAATTGAACTGACGCAGTCGGTGGAACAGGAAAAGCGCTCCACCTTTGAAAAAGCCACCGAAGAACTGTTTGACAACATCTATGAGCTGGATATTACCCACAACTGTCCGGCAGATGCAGAAACGCAAAAATATTTTGAAAGTCTGGGAGCTCCGGCGGGCACACCTTACGATCAGGCCCTGAAGGTCGTTGCTGAAAAGCAGATCAAAGCTGAATTCCGGCAGGGTTATGTTGACACCTTTACGCCTGCGAATGTGATCCGCGCTTATGAAAACGGGCAGGATACTTTAACCTATGAATTTATGATCTCTACTGGCGGAGATTATTTCTGGATGCGGATAACAGCACGGATCATTCAGCAGGAAAAGGATCAGTCGCTGCACATGCTGACATATCGACAGAATATTGATGCTGAAAAGCGCCAGGAAAAACGGCTTCAGGCTTTGGCTCAGACGGATGAGATGACGCATCTTCTGACAAAAAGCGCAACCCGGCGGCATATTGAACAAAAGCTTCAAACTTGCCCTGATCAGCAATTTGCCTTTTTCATCTTTGATATTGATACATTTAAAGAAGCGAACGACCGCTACGGCCATGTTTTTGGAGATACGGTGATTGAAGCCTTTGCCGCTGCGCTTTGCTCCCAGTTTCGCCAAGATGACATTATCGGACGGATCGGCGGCGATGAATTCGCAGTCTTCTATCCAATCACCGGTCCTGCTGCGGTTGAAGATAAGGCAAAAGCTCTATCGAAGGCTTTGAATAAAACGCATACTGCGCTGGGCTGCACCTGGATGATGAGCGCCAGCATCGGCATCGCGCTGGCACCTCAGGATGGCTGTAACTTTGAAACACTGTATAAAAGTGCTGACGCCGCCTTATATCAGACCAAAAAACACGGAAAAAACAGCTATTCCTTCTTTAAAGCAGTCCCTCATGAACATGACAGTTCAAAAGATTAA
- a CDS encoding response regulator transcription factor: protein MARIIAVDDDADLLRLIRIALEKDGHTVIGYTDPADVDEEIWAKADLVLLDIMLPHQSGFELCRNIRSQLDCPILFLSARSEDEMMIEGLGLGADDYLTKPFSLSVLRSRIQAHLRREHRRLWDYACDWQLDPYQQICFQGHPLNLTRSEKEILMALRRQPGRIWTKEQLLALINGWDRCSEPAAITEHIKNIRSKCRKWHSDPIETVWGIGYRWKNEDAEKPKP, encoded by the coding sequence ATGGCACGGATCATCGCCGTGGATGATGACGCGGATCTGCTTCGATTAATTCGCATCGCTTTAGAGAAAGACGGGCATACCGTCATCGGCTATACAGATCCTGCTGATGTTGATGAAGAAATCTGGGCGAAAGCGGATTTAGTCCTGCTGGATATCATGCTTCCGCATCAGTCCGGTTTCGAGCTTTGCCGGAACATCCGCAGTCAGCTGGACTGTCCGATCCTGTTTCTCAGCGCGCGCAGTGAAGATGAAATGATGATTGAGGGGTTGGGCTTAGGCGCGGATGACTACCTGACCAAGCCGTTCAGTCTGAGCGTCCTGCGCAGCCGGATTCAGGCTCACCTGCGGCGGGAACATCGCCGGCTTTGGGATTATGCCTGCGATTGGCAGCTGGATCCGTATCAGCAGATCTGCTTTCAAGGTCATCCGCTGAATCTGACACGCAGTGAAAAGGAAATTCTGATGGCCTTACGCCGTCAGCCCGGCCGGATCTGGACCAAAGAACAGCTGTTAGCGCTGATCAATGGCTGGGATCGCTGCAGCGAACCGGCTGCGATTACCGAACACATTAAAAATATCCGGTCCAAGTGCCGAAAATGGCACAGCGATCCGATTGAAACCGTATGGGGGATAGGTTATCGATGGAAAAACGAAGACGCAGAAAAACCCAAACCTTAG
- a CDS encoding AEC family transporter → MESAITIFNQILKMFLMMSVGFLLYRKKTINDDTTARLSNILLMVATPCTIITSFNQTYTPEKLQGLILAFGLSLAVYAANIMIAGVLCKREERVEKFALVFSNAGFLGIPLVTGLLGIEAVFYLSPFIVCFYLYAWTYGVIVMSGTREGVTLKKILTNPCIWAMAVGVLVFLLPQKPPVPVMEAVASLGSMNTPLAMLVLGAYLAKSPLTHMFKNIAAYRISLYRLVLIPAFLLAALSLVPNTFATIRTVILVSACAPSAALAPVFAQMFHRDISLGAEIVSLSTILCLFTLPIIIMLSEMIW, encoded by the coding sequence ATGGAGTCCGCAATTACGATATTTAATCAAATTCTGAAAATGTTTCTGATGATGAGCGTTGGCTTTTTGCTTTACCGCAAAAAAACAATCAACGACGATACAACCGCACGGCTCTCAAATATTTTACTGATGGTAGCTACTCCCTGCACAATTATCACTTCGTTTAACCAGACCTATACGCCGGAAAAGCTGCAGGGACTGATCCTAGCTTTTGGGCTGAGTCTGGCCGTCTATGCCGCTAATATCATGATCGCCGGTGTTCTGTGCAAGCGGGAAGAACGGGTTGAAAAATTCGCCTTGGTCTTTTCCAATGCCGGATTTCTCGGAATTCCGCTGGTGACGGGACTCTTGGGCATCGAAGCGGTTTTCTATTTATCGCCATTCATCGTCTGCTTCTATTTATACGCCTGGACGTATGGAGTGATTGTCATGTCCGGCACCCGGGAGGGCGTCACGCTCAAAAAAATTCTGACCAATCCCTGTATCTGGGCAATGGCGGTGGGTGTGCTTGTCTTTCTGCTTCCGCAGAAACCTCCTGTGCCCGTCATGGAAGCCGTCGCTTCGCTAGGTTCCATGAATACACCGCTGGCGATGTTGGTACTGGGTGCTTATCTGGCAAAAAGTCCGCTTACTCACATGTTTAAAAATATTGCGGCTTACCGTATCAGTCTTTACCGGCTAGTTCTGATTCCCGCCTTTTTACTGGCAGCGCTGAGTCTGGTGCCGAATACTTTTGCAACCATCCGGACCGTAATTCTGGTTTCTGCCTGCGCTCCCTCTGCCGCTTTGGCGCCGGTTTTCGCCCAGATGTTTCACCGTGATATCAGCCTGGGCGCGGAAATTGTCAGCCTGTCCACCATCCTGTGTCTTTTCACCCTGCCGATTATCATTATGCTTTCGGAAATGATCTGGTAA
- a CDS encoding UDP-N-acetylglucosamine 1-carboxyvinyltransferase, with protein sequence MEEVFKIEGGHQLNGEVRISGAKNATVALIPASILASGPVTICGVPDIADVESLSTLLEELNVAVVHKDRGHLIIDPTEMINRPLEHPAVTKLRASYYFMGALLGKYKHVKIKMSGGCYLGPRPIDLHLKGFEALGAKVDYQKGCYTIEAEELIGTKIFLDISSVGATINIMMAAVYAKGRTTIENAAKEPEIIDVATLLNKMGAHIRGAGTNVITIDGVDYLSGCFHEIIPDRIEAGTFIIMAAAAAKEMKITNIIPQHLESLLSKLQEMGVDMEVDVDSVLIRGGGKLQGVDIKTLPYPGFATDLQQPLSALLTQAEGKSTIRETIYPERFKHCIELQRMGADISVGQGSCTIEGITPLYGDRVTATDLRCGASLVVAGLLAEGVTEIHEIYHIERGYDDLDGKLRALGANIWRETVE encoded by the coding sequence ATGGAAGAAGTATTTAAGATTGAAGGCGGTCATCAGCTGAACGGAGAGGTCAGAATCAGCGGGGCAAAGAACGCGACGGTGGCATTAATTCCGGCCTCAATTCTGGCCAGCGGCCCGGTGACGATCTGCGGTGTGCCGGATATTGCGGACGTGGAATCGTTATCCACCTTGTTAGAGGAACTGAACGTTGCGGTGGTGCATAAAGATCGGGGACATCTGATCATCGACCCGACTGAAATGATCAACCGCCCGCTGGAACATCCGGCGGTCACCAAGCTGCGGGCTTCCTATTATTTTATGGGAGCGTTGTTAGGCAAATACAAACATGTCAAAATCAAAATGTCGGGCGGCTGTTATCTGGGGCCGCGACCGATTGATCTGCATTTGAAGGGTTTTGAAGCGCTGGGAGCGAAGGTCGATTATCAAAAAGGCTGTTATACGATCGAAGCAGAAGAGCTGATCGGAACGAAAATCTTTCTTGATATTTCTTCGGTCGGCGCGACGATCAACATCATGATGGCAGCGGTCTACGCAAAGGGCCGGACAACGATTGAAAATGCCGCTAAGGAGCCGGAAATTATCGACGTCGCTACGCTGCTCAACAAGATGGGCGCGCATATCCGCGGCGCCGGCACCAATGTGATCACCATTGACGGCGTGGATTATTTATCCGGCTGTTTCCATGAGATCATTCCGGATCGGATTGAAGCGGGAACGTTTATCATCATGGCCGCGGCGGCCGCGAAGGAAATGAAAATCACGAATATCATTCCGCAGCATTTGGAGTCGCTGCTTTCCAAACTGCAGGAAATGGGTGTGGATATGGAAGTCGACGTCGACAGTGTTCTGATCCGCGGCGGCGGCAAGCTGCAGGGTGTCGATATCAAAACGCTGCCGTATCCAGGCTTTGCGACCGATCTGCAGCAGCCGTTGTCAGCCCTGCTGACACAGGCGGAAGGCAAATCAACGATCCGGGAAACGATTTATCCGGAACGGTTCAAGCACTGCATAGAATTGCAGCGGATGGGCGCGGACATCAGCGTCGGACAGGGCAGCTGTACGATTGAAGGGATTACCCCGCTGTATGGCGACCGTGTCACCGCGACGGATCTGCGCTGCGGAGCCAGTCTGGTTGTCGCCGGACTGTTGGCGGAAGGCGTGACGGAAATTCATGAAATCTATCATATCGAACGGGGTTATGACGATTTGGACGGCAAACTGCGGGCGTTAGGCGCGAATATCTGGCGGGAAACGGTAGAATAA
- a CDS encoding DUF3284 domain-containing protein, with the protein MQIQHQFPCSAVQFFNFMARRIAQDIQIETDKKLTIAQIRQGLKYDKKIVVSDKKQRIGKAELTIFDKPAHVQLRVDMFDGTQVIDTQCQQLDEHSCMVVYSEEFRPANMEKKLAILSLSWMGKRKNEKKLQRLMEQWEKEIRQLYG; encoded by the coding sequence ATGCAGATACAACATCAGTTTCCCTGTTCCGCCGTTCAGTTTTTCAACTTCATGGCCCGGCGGATTGCACAGGACATTCAGATTGAAACCGATAAGAAATTGACGATTGCCCAGATTCGTCAGGGCCTGAAATACGACAAGAAGATTGTCGTTTCGGATAAGAAACAACGGATCGGCAAAGCCGAGCTGACGATTTTTGATAAACCGGCGCATGTGCAGCTGCGGGTCGATATGTTTGACGGAACGCAGGTCATTGATACCCAGTGCCAACAGCTTGACGAACATAGCTGCATGGTTGTGTACAGCGAAGAATTCCGGCCTGCCAATATGGAAAAAAAGCTGGCAATTCTGAGCCTTTCGTGGATGGGAAAACGGAAAAACGAAAAGAAGCTGCAGCGGCTGATGGAACAATGGGAAAAGGAAATCCGCCAGCTGTATGGCTGA
- a CDS encoding cache domain-containing sensor histidine kinase: MTLRTKLCWSFLACILIVFLPILAITETQLRPASEKQTLQQTSQLVNAKAAEVGSWLNQRISEIRIIHEFPGTQSLDFDQLRPYLSSLNEVLRQQYGNPEEAFAVGGVDGQGWINDKLTIDVHQRPYFIEAMATEQEYVISKPVISKSDAKPIFLICYPIRNENKEKIGFINGSVNLDKFTDILSSVSIYDGFSWIMNREGLAYTAAPEVFDEIQLTEEDLQALASQAEIAGYLKLDSDRSDTIFYASVPYAPGWLYCVQVSDAKLFSSFDQVVGMMVGFAFFLLICAALLAWRLSNSITAPLKRLEQSVLAVANGNLNTVFCNSGSDEIVRLGRSFNEMVAQLRQLINQVVSVQQQKRKAELRALQAQINPHFLYNTLDTIQWKALEHDAGEVSDMIWQLSQMFRIALNDGRELIPVADEIRHVESYLTLQKMRLLDHFAYTLSVEPGCSEILIPKLILQPLVENSLVHGLDRKRKDGQIAIEIRRQGELILLSVQDNGKGLDPQSLQRLTQELASHQESDHYGLYNINERLYLTYRDQYRLTLESPSGKGFRITLAFPAEEENTCFASL, translated from the coding sequence ATGACATTGCGGACAAAACTCTGCTGGTCGTTTCTGGCCTGCATTTTGATTGTGTTCTTGCCGATTCTGGCCATTACCGAAACTCAGCTGCGGCCGGCCAGTGAGAAACAGACTTTGCAGCAGACCAGCCAGCTGGTCAACGCGAAAGCCGCGGAAGTGGGTTCCTGGCTGAACCAGCGAATCAGTGAAATCCGGATTATCCATGAATTTCCCGGCACGCAGTCGCTGGATTTTGATCAGCTTCGTCCCTATCTTTCTTCCCTCAATGAAGTTCTGCGCCAACAGTACGGCAATCCCGAGGAAGCTTTTGCGGTTGGAGGGGTGGATGGACAGGGCTGGATTAATGACAAGCTGACGATTGACGTGCATCAGCGTCCGTATTTTATTGAAGCTATGGCGACCGAACAGGAGTATGTCATCAGCAAGCCGGTCATCTCCAAGTCCGATGCCAAACCGATCTTTCTGATCTGCTATCCGATCCGCAATGAAAACAAGGAGAAAATCGGCTTTATCAACGGCTCCGTCAATCTGGATAAATTTACAGATATCCTGTCTTCCGTCAGTATTTACGATGGATTTTCATGGATCATGAACCGCGAGGGTCTGGCTTATACCGCCGCGCCGGAGGTTTTCGATGAAATTCAGCTGACTGAGGAGGATCTTCAGGCCCTTGCCAGCCAGGCTGAAATCGCCGGTTATTTAAAGCTGGATTCTGATCGTTCCGATACGATCTTCTACGCTTCGGTGCCCTATGCCCCAGGATGGCTGTACTGTGTCCAGGTCAGCGATGCCAAGCTGTTTTCCTCATTCGATCAAGTCGTTGGGATGATGGTCGGCTTCGCTTTCTTTCTGTTAATCTGCGCTGCGCTGTTAGCCTGGCGGCTGTCCAATTCGATCACCGCGCCGTTAAAACGCCTAGAACAAAGTGTTCTGGCTGTTGCCAACGGAAATTTGAACACGGTATTTTGCAATTCGGGATCCGATGAAATTGTCCGGCTGGGCCGTTCCTTCAATGAAATGGTAGCCCAGCTCAGGCAATTGATCAATCAGGTCGTTTCTGTTCAGCAGCAGAAACGCAAAGCGGAATTAAGGGCGCTGCAGGCGCAGATCAATCCCCATTTCTTATATAACACGCTGGATACGATTCAATGGAAAGCACTTGAACATGACGCCGGGGAGGTTTCAGATATGATCTGGCAGCTTTCCCAGATGTTCCGCATCGCTTTAAACGACGGCCGTGAGCTGATTCCCGTTGCCGATGAAATTCGGCATGTGGAAAGCTATCTGACGCTGCAGAAAATGCGGCTCCTTGATCATTTTGCTTATACGCTGAGCGTTGAACCGGGATGCAGCGAGATCCTGATTCCCAAGCTGATCCTGCAGCCGTTGGTGGAAAACAGCTTGGTTCATGGTTTGGATCGGAAACGAAAAGATGGACAGATTGCGATCGAAATTCGCCGGCAGGGTGAATTGATCCTATTGTCGGTTCAGGATAACGGCAAAGGTCTTGATCCGCAGAGTCTGCAGCGTTTGACGCAGGAACTGGCCAGCCATCAGGAATCGGATCATTATGGTTTATACAACATCAACGAACGGCTTTACCTGACTTATCGTGATCAGTACCGCCTGACTCTGGAAAGCCCGTCGGGAAAAGGCTTTCGGATTACATTAGCGTTCCCGGCTGAGGAGGAAAACACATGCTTCGCGTCATTGTAG
- a CDS encoding response regulator transcription factor, which produces MLRVIVADDEPVIRNGIVHLIESSGLDLKVAGTAEDGREAVELVQKLDPEIIIMDINMPQLNGLEAIGEIRKCSPDCRILIVSGYSDFAYAQQAIDLGVYKYLLKPLDVHGFVPILQQAMDSWTQLHRKANPASVSEEDAFQDKGLAAFHYVRDHFTENTLNLTEVAQRFYLSPSYLSRIIKEKTSLSFTDYLNRLRIDLAESLMLENPGMTMNEVALQCGYSSQHYFSRAFKNYTGMTPIAFKNKPR; this is translated from the coding sequence ATGCTTCGCGTCATTGTAGCCGATGATGAACCGGTCATCCGCAATGGAATTGTTCATCTGATCGAATCCAGCGGTCTGGATTTAAAAGTCGCCGGAACTGCCGAAGATGGACGGGAAGCCGTGGAACTCGTTCAGAAATTGGATCCGGAAATTATCATCATGGATATCAATATGCCGCAGCTCAATGGTCTGGAAGCGATTGGGGAAATCCGCAAATGCTCCCCGGACTGCCGGATTCTGATCGTTTCCGGCTACAGCGATTTCGCGTATGCCCAACAGGCTATTGATTTAGGCGTCTACAAATATTTGTTAAAGCCGCTGGATGTCCATGGCTTCGTGCCGATTCTCCAACAGGCGATGGACAGCTGGACCCAGCTTCACCGCAAAGCCAATCCGGCCTCCGTCAGTGAAGAAGACGCTTTTCAGGATAAAGGGCTGGCCGCCTTTCATTATGTCCGGGATCACTTTACTGAGAATACCCTGAATCTCACGGAGGTTGCCCAGCGGTTTTATCTCAGTCCCTCCTATCTGTCCCGAATCATCAAAGAAAAAACCAGTCTTTCCTTTACCGATTATCTGAACCGGTTAAGAATTGATCTGGCGGAATCTCTGATGCTGGAAAATCCGGGCATGACGATGAATGAAGTAGCGCTGCAGTGCGGTTATAGTTCTCAGCACTATTTCAGCCGGGCCTTTAAAAATTACACCGGCATGACGCCGATTGCCTTCAAAAACAAACCCCGCTGA
- a CDS encoding flavocytochrome c, with protein MKKLCALMLSGLLILGLAGCGDHSKTPAQPSTANAITDGTYAGEGNGRGGIIGVEVTIKDDTITAITITKNDETAGIDKAMDTLTEAILATNSVDQDAISGATATSNGFLEAVNNALAAAGASKEMLKKVDTGAPESTERTTKEETHDVVVIGAGGAGFAAAITAKMNGADVIIVEKMPMAGGNTLISGAEYAAPGNWLQAAEGIEDNAELMAQDMLTGGDNLNDPELVKVVADNALAGAEWLRDTCNVVWEDELMFFGGHSVKRSLIPLGASGAEIIKKEQAKAEELGIPLLLDTRATELITDETGRVTGVKAEGKNTDYTFTAKNVILTTGGFGSNIEMRKQYDPQIDESILSTNSVGSTGDGITMATKVGANLVGMEYIQTYPICDPTTGALLYYDDARLYGYTVIVNKEGKRFVEELGRRDVMSMAIKDQTGHVCYELVDQNGFDLSKLQENHAAELDYLTQAGLMVKADTLEEAANFFGIDAEELKKTVENYNSYVDAGTDPEFNKRSMPAKIETGPYYIVKAAPAVHHTMGGVQINANAQVINQDGSVIEGLYAAGEVTGGIHGTNRLGSDALADITVFGRIAGENASK; from the coding sequence ATGAAGAAACTATGTGCGCTGATGTTGTCCGGGTTATTGATCCTGGGACTGGCCGGCTGTGGGGATCATTCGAAAACACCGGCACAGCCATCAACCGCGAATGCGATTACAGATGGAACTTATGCCGGTGAAGGCAATGGCCGCGGCGGCATTATCGGGGTAGAAGTCACGATCAAGGACGATACGATCACCGCGATCACAATCACCAAGAATGATGAAACCGCTGGGATTGACAAGGCGATGGATACGCTGACGGAAGCGATTCTGGCAACCAACAGTGTGGATCAGGATGCGATTTCCGGGGCGACTGCGACATCCAACGGCTTCTTAGAGGCTGTCAACAACGCTCTGGCGGCAGCCGGGGCAAGCAAGGAGATGCTGAAAAAGGTTGATACCGGAGCACCGGAATCCACTGAACGGACAACCAAGGAAGAAACGCATGATGTTGTTGTCATCGGGGCCGGCGGTGCAGGCTTTGCGGCGGCAATCACAGCGAAGATGAATGGCGCCGATGTTATTATTGTTGAAAAAATGCCGATGGCTGGGGGCAATACGCTGATTTCCGGAGCTGAATATGCCGCGCCGGGCAACTGGCTTCAGGCAGCGGAAGGTATTGAAGACAACGCTGAGCTGATGGCTCAGGATATGCTGACAGGCGGCGACAATCTGAATGATCCGGAGCTGGTCAAGGTTGTTGCGGACAATGCCTTGGCTGGGGCAGAATGGCTGCGCGATACCTGCAATGTGGTCTGGGAAGACGAGCTGATGTTCTTCGGCGGGCATTCGGTTAAGCGTTCACTGATTCCTTTAGGTGCCAGCGGAGCTGAAATCATTAAAAAGGAACAGGCGAAAGCTGAAGAACTGGGAATTCCGCTGCTGCTGGATACCCGCGCTACCGAGCTGATCACCGATGAAACCGGACGGGTTACCGGCGTGAAAGCCGAAGGCAAAAATACCGATTACACCTTCACCGCAAAAAATGTGATTTTAACCACCGGCGGTTTCGGCTCCAATATCGAAATGCGCAAGCAGTATGATCCGCAGATTGACGAATCCATTCTGTCCACCAACTCAGTGGGTTCCACTGGCGATGGCATCACGATGGCGACGAAGGTCGGAGCGAATCTGGTCGGCATGGAATACATTCAGACTTATCCAATCTGTGATCCGACAACCGGAGCTTTACTGTACTATGATGATGCCCGTCTGTATGGCTACACGGTGATTGTCAACAAAGAAGGCAAGCGGTTTGTTGAGGAACTGGGACGGCGTGACGTCATGTCGATGGCCATTAAGGATCAGACAGGTCATGTCTGTTACGAACTGGTCGATCAGAACGGCTTTGATCTGAGCAAGCTGCAGGAAAATCATGCGGCAGAGCTGGATTATCTGACCCAGGCTGGATTGATGGTCAAGGCGGATACGCTGGAAGAAGCAGCAAATTTCTTCGGCATTGATGCAGAAGAACTGAAAAAGACGGTGGAAAACTACAACAGCTATGTTGATGCCGGGACAGATCCGGAATTCAACAAGCGTTCAATGCCGGCTAAGATCGAAACGGGACCTTACTACATTGTCAAGGCAGCACCGGCTGTCCATCATACGATGGGCGGTGTTCAGATCAATGCGAACGCGCAGGTCATCAACCAGGATGGCAGTGTTATTGAGGGTTTGTATGCAGCAGGTGAGGTAACTGGCGGTATTCATGGAACCAATCGTTTAGGTTCGGATGCGCTGGCTGATATCACAGTATTCGGACGCATTGCGGGCGAAAACGCTTCGAAGTAA